A stretch of the Lolium perenne isolate Kyuss_39 chromosome 3, Kyuss_2.0, whole genome shotgun sequence genome encodes the following:
- the LOC139837676 gene encoding uncharacterized protein gives MADDTGLVLAAALTGALFMVLLVLLAVVLVRRRWRDRAAVASGGRFVLFGVCFQDDVERRMSLDRSRRRAARGGEETEDQEPDEGELERWKKMFGGPNRCLSTIEEGTEKGTPAATPAFCTPPASPERRDARSVQEASSAC, from the coding sequence ATGGCCGACGACACCGGCTTGGTGCTCGCCGCCGCGCTAACAGGCGCGCTCTTCATGGTGCTGCTCGTCCTGCTCGCCGTCGTTCTTGTCCGGCGGCGGTGGCGCGACCGGGCCGCCGTCGCGTCAGGCGGCCGTTTCGTCCTGTTCGGCGTCTGTTTCCAGGACGACGTCGAGCGCAGGATGTCCTTGGACAGGAGCCGGCGAAGGGCGGCCCGCGGCGGCGAGGAGACGGAGGATCAGGAGCCAGACGAGGGCGAGCTCGAGAGGTGGAAGAAGATGTTCGGGGGGCCCAATAGGTGCCTGTCCACGATAGAGGAGGGCACGGAGAAGGGCACACCGGCGGCAACGCCGGCGTTCTGCACGCCACCAGCGTCGCCGGAGCGAAGAGACGCCAGGTCTGTGCAGGAGGCGTCTAGTGCGTGCTGA